A section of the Cololabis saira isolate AMF1-May2022 chromosome 6, fColSai1.1, whole genome shotgun sequence genome encodes:
- the tmem223 gene encoding transmembrane protein 223, which yields MGLECVLRGALQYSCRQAQAGVYQTARRRADVAHVSPGSWVAASAPYRGKLTPPGRGFSTQPPRDVALFEHDRTRFFRLLSLFCGGQLVFWTSLAHFAFTGLRDTSARPAGDGAAAPRPATTTTMGLAGIGSFEVNLGSAAWRYGFTVGCLAVGAGIVGLAALFCRRSVSQVVLHRGGRTVTVRTQSPLGPGRGRAITVPLAQVACHAHRQESPSFIPLRVKGHKFYFLLDKEGTVNNTRLFDTTVGAYRPV from the coding sequence ATGGGCCTAGAGTGCGTGCTGCGCGGGGCGCTGCAGTATTCCTGCAGGCAGGCTCAGGCAGGAGTGTATCAGACAGCGAGGAGACGTGCAGATGTGGCTCATGTGTCCCCGGGCAGCTGGGTCGCTGCTTCTGCACCCTACAGGGGGAAACTAACCCCCCCAGGCCGCGGCTTCTCCACTCAACCACCCAGAGATGTGGCTTTGTTCGAGCACGACAGAACCCGGTTCTTCCGGCTGCTCTCGCTGTTCTGCGGAGGGCAGCTGGTGTTCTGGACGTCCCTGGCTCACTTCGCCTTCACCGGCCTCAGGGACACCTCAGCCAGACCCGCGGGGGACGGGGCAGCCGCTCCCCGGCccgccaccaccaccaccatggGGCTGGCCGGGATAGGGAGCTTCGAGGTGAACCTGGGCTCGGCCGCCTGGAGGTACGGCTTCACGGTGGGCTGCCTGGCCGTGGGGGCGGGCATCGTGGGCCTGGCCGCGCTGTTCTGCCGGCGCTCCGTCAGCCAGGTGGTGCTGCACCGGGGCGGCAGGACCGTCACGGTCCGCACGCAGTCCCCGCTGGGACCGGGCCGGGGCCGGGCCATCACCGTCCCGCTGGCCCAGGTGGCGTGCCACGCTCACAGGCAGGAGTCCCCGTCATTCATCCCGCTCAGAGTCAAAGGACACAAGTTCTACTTTCTTCTGGACAAGGAAGGAACCGTGAACAACACCAGGCTGTTTGATACCACTGTTGGTGCATACAGACCCGTTTAA